A region from the Rufibacter sp. DG15C genome encodes:
- a CDS encoding DUF4136 domain-containing protein, producing the protein MIRINLILMLCLMVYGVGCAPVNVINAEGENGFALKNYKTFDFAVEDSLLANASQEYKLQTEYARAEIKSQLENRGLSLQSNSPDLIVNLGIVIQDKTQTRETNFTTDPPRYTGQRRYTWQSKEVEVGTYKAGTLSLHLVDPTKNQLVWKGEAETVIPKKEENSQERISKTIQALLRRIH; encoded by the coding sequence ATGATACGCATAAACTTAATATTAATGCTTTGCCTAATGGTGTATGGAGTAGGTTGCGCGCCGGTGAATGTAATCAATGCAGAAGGTGAGAATGGATTCGCCTTGAAAAATTATAAGACTTTTGATTTTGCTGTAGAGGATTCACTGCTTGCGAATGCCTCCCAAGAATACAAGCTGCAAACAGAGTATGCACGGGCCGAAATTAAAAGCCAGTTAGAAAATAGAGGTTTAAGTTTGCAATCCAATAGTCCAGATTTGATAGTGAACTTAGGTATTGTTATTCAAGACAAAACTCAGACAAGAGAGACTAATTTCACCACAGATCCGCCGCGGTATACCGGTCAGCGCAGATATACTTGGCAAAGCAAAGAGGTAGAAGTGGGTACGTATAAGGCTGGTACTTTATCCTTGCATCTAGTGGACCCAACAAAAAATCAACTTGTCTGGAAAGGTGAGGCAGAAACTGTAATCCCTAAGAAGGAGGAAAACAGTCAAGAGAGAATTTCTAAAACCATCCAAGCTTTACTTAGAAGGATTCATTAA
- a CDS encoding TIGR02117 family protein, with translation MKSALMIAGYVFLSICAFVLVYFLVAFILSRWGVAKEPQTKEEVTIYILTNGVHTDLVVPVKHALFDWNKYINYQHTKGKDSTANWVAFGWGDKGFYLETPTWADLKVSTAFKAATGLSNSAIHATFYQNMEVSEDCKRIQISVQQYIRLIKFIKNRFDLDSKGKPIHIQTNANYGLNDAFYEAKGSYNLFYTCNTWANNGLKASGQKASVWTPFYQGIFYQYQ, from the coding sequence TTGAAATCTGCCTTGATGATTGCCGGTTATGTGTTTCTGTCCATCTGTGCGTTTGTACTAGTATATTTTTTGGTGGCGTTTATTTTGTCTAGATGGGGCGTGGCTAAAGAGCCGCAAACCAAAGAAGAAGTCACTATTTACATACTTACCAATGGCGTGCACACAGACTTGGTGGTACCTGTTAAGCATGCACTTTTTGACTGGAATAAGTACATCAATTACCAGCACACCAAAGGAAAAGACAGCACGGCCAACTGGGTGGCCTTTGGTTGGGGCGATAAAGGCTTTTACCTGGAAACGCCTACCTGGGCCGATTTGAAAGTGAGCACCGCCTTTAAAGCCGCTACGGGCTTAAGCAATTCGGCCATTCATGCCACGTTTTATCAAAACATGGAAGTGTCTGAAGATTGCAAACGCATTCAAATCAGCGTTCAGCAATACATCCGTCTCATCAAATTCATTAAAAATAGGTTTGACCTAGACTCTAAAGGCAAGCCCATCCATATCCAAACCAATGCCAACTATGGTCTCAATGACGCTTTCTATGAGGCCAAAGGCAGCTACAATCTCTTTTACACATGTAACACCTGGGCCAACAACGGCCTAAAAGCCTCAGGCCAAAAAGCCAGCGTCTGGACACCATTTTATCAAGGCATATTTTACCAATATCAGTAA